The genome window atccaaGCACATAATTTTAACATTTGGGGTTTTTGGGTGGtagtcaatgttagtcctactcagagtagacctactaaaATTACTAGAGAAGGCTAACTTCAGtttattaattttagtgggtctactctgagtaggacttagttgaatacaaccttaagATGTGATTTTACTaagtgtgttttaaaatggttgattttatttatagTTTGATAAATTTCAGTTTGTTTTATCTGTATCTTGAATGAATTTTAGGTTTTTCtttctaaaccacttagaggctttGTGTTgactaagtggtatataaatttaattaaataaatcagTAAAACAGATAAGGGTCTTGCTGAATGGTGCTACACTCTGCCCCAAAAGATACTACATGTGGCTACTATGATCTGTGGTCTGGCCTTGAAAAAGAACACATCAGTCCATGATAAGATGTTGGTTGCATGAGAAATTGTCCAGAGGGATACCCAATCATGCACTTCATTAATACATTTCCACCCTCGTAATGACAAAAACTTACTGATGTGGATCTAGTCTTCCACTGATGCAGATGCACCCTAAGAGAATTGATTTTGCCACATAACTAAATCCTAGATTGCTTAAAAAATGTGCTGAATGTTATCTAGTATCATATTATCTTTTTTCTTTCACAGATTAATTGAGCCATCAAGAATCACTGCCATGGCTGCTGccatattagaagaaatgctaaGAAATGATCTTGCTGAAATGAAGGCTGCTTCAGATCAAAAAGATCCTCAGGCTGTTATAGCTGAAGTTCAACAGGAATTAGATTTATTAGAAAACATCAAAATTGACATTGCAGTCACAGGAATGACAGGTGCCGGCAAATCATCTTTAGTCAATGCTCTGCTGGGTATGAAAGATGATGATGACGGAGCAGCCAAGACTGATGTGATAGAAACAACCAAGGAACTAAAAGAATATCAGTATCCCACATTCCCAAAACTCAAAATTTGGGATCTACCAGGAATTGGAACACCTGCATTTAAAGCAAAGGAATACCTACAGAAAGTCAATTTTAACAAGTATGATTTCTTCATAATTGTTGCCTCAGAACGCTTCACTGAGAATGATACCAAGTTGGCTTCTGAAATTAAGAAACTGAACAAGAGATTCTACTATGTGCGTACCAAAGTGGATGTCAACATAGATTCTGAAAGTCGGAAAAGAGACTTCAGTGAGAAGAAAACCCTTGAGAAGATATGGAAAAACTGCTGTGAGAATTTGAAGGCTTTAGGAGAGTCTTCTCCAAGGGTGTTTCTAATATCAAGGTGGGATTTGAGCAAGTATGATTTCCCCCTGCTGCAAGACACCATTGAGAAGGAACAGGATAAAATCAAGAGagatgttttaattatgtttatgcCAATTTTAACaaaagaaggcattaaaaagaaaaaggctgcTATGGAGAGCCTTATATGGAAACGAGCTATGTTGTCTTGTAGTGTGGGGTTGATTCCTATCCCATTCCTCTCTTTGGGTTGTGACATTGCCATCTTGGCCTCAACAATGAATCATATCTGCAAGGTCTTTGGCTTGGATGAAGCTTCCCTCCGTAGGCTTGCATTCCGTGTTGAGAAACCTGTTGAGGAGTTGAAATCTGTTATTGAAAATACTCCAAGTACCAGTGAGATCACCACAAAATTTGTAACAGATTTCTTGCAGAGGTCAATGGTATGGGGAACAGTAACAGTGATAGAGCTGGCTCTGGATTTCGTACCCATAGTGGGATCTCTATATGGTGGCGGCAGTTCACTTTTAACCACATTGTACATGCTGAAGGGGTTCCTGAAAGATgttgtgaaagatgctgagaaTGTTCAGGCAAAAGCTATCGAGTCGAAGAGATCCAAATAAACAGCCAAGACACCCATCCAGACAGTGAGGTCCAGGCATGTATTATCTCATCTTTCTACCACATAATCAACCAATTGCTTTCCTCTGACTCCTTTCTACTGCAATCAGAGAATCCTCACTTCCTCAACtattctaaaaacaaaacaaaacccctttAACCCACACATAGGGAACCTGCAAGTTGTGCCCAATTTAAGTCTTCCTGGAGTCCTAACTTGGCAAGACTTTTCTTCCAGCCTCTTTGTTATGAGGATTAATCCATCCTCCATGTGACCTGCTGGGTGGAGGGAGTCTGCTCCTTTTGGGGAGGGGTAAATTTcactaaagtttttttaaaaaatcttgaagaAAGTCTCCCACACCCTGGAACAAACACATGAGACACCCCTGACCTGCCCGTGTTTCCTTCTGCGGTCATACCCTTTTTTCTGAAGAAGCAGCAGAGATGAACTGTGTTTACGAGACAAAATTTACAAGATAGAAAATTTACAAGGAGATTGGTTAAACTTTCCATTGACAAAATTTGGGTAACTGTGCTCTCCTCTAAGTAAAGTAGAAAGTTTTGCCCCCAAATTCTGATGAAATCTATATCTACCCAGGATGAGAGAGCAGAGATGCAGATATCCCCTTCATCTCTTCTGTGGGATTCAGGAATGAGAAAGCTACCACACCTGCAGGACTGGTAGCTTCAAGCTGCTTTGAATCTTGTAATGCTATGAAGCTCAGAGTGGGTTAGTTCTGATGCATCCTCTAAGTAGCTGGGTTGGAAGATGTTTAGGATGCACAGAAGTACTTCGTTTCCTTTGCTTTATTTGAATTTAGTTCCTTATGGCTACATTGCTGATTATTACCTATTGCCATGTGTATTTCTTTATggctgtattatttttatttctttaattgtttgcaaatatatatcaccaacattttaaaaaatcatagcgGTGAATAGCAGTCAATCAACAATAAAACTGGACTTATAAAACaaatggtagaacatctgttttgcatgcagaagggcaatGGTACAAAAGGAAAGGTGTTCCCAGAGGTAACATGGTCCCAAGTTGCAGGGTTTCATATGCCAACCTGGTAGCATAttgacagccagtgcagctctTCCAGCACAGGTGTTATGCACTGTCAATAGGGGACCCTTCAACAGCCTTGCTGTGGCATTCTGCATTGactgcagcttcctgaccaaccttAATGGAAGGCCCACAATATTTCTTTATCCCCTGTATGCTTTGACAGTTTCCCTCTTATTCCCGTATGTAGTCATTTAGTGGAATTACTATCAGTCTACTATCCTTGTACTGAGCATTGTGTTACAGTAAACCATCTAATTTGTTCCAGCTGTTCTCTTGCGTTTGTGGTCCTTGTTACTGGGTCTGCTTTACCCACTGAGGTCCAGATTGATGttggcataaaaaagtcttcaagagacatctgaaagtcaaaagcagtagtgtaggggcaaattcagaagtgcagggtcccttcacattGGTCACAGTcatgtcccctccccctttctgctGCTGAGctgggaatgagatccttgttaatgctttctcccacaacatcaGACATCCCCAGGAgtcaataagtatgaaaggggagagtgttaactgctgagaagagtcttagtggctgactcacctcctttcactcagattggctctaatttgcagcaaaggtcaaggaagcatgttagaagactcttctcaggggctaCCACAattcccttccatgctgattggct of Rhineura floridana isolate rRhiFlo1 chromosome 15, rRhiFlo1.hap2, whole genome shotgun sequence contains these proteins:
- the LOC133370416 gene encoding interferon-inducible GTPase 5-like → MAAAILEEMLRNDLAEMKAASDQKDPQAVIAEVQQELDLLENIKIDIAVTGMTGAGKSSLVNALLGMKDDDDGAAKTDVIETTKELKEYQYPTFPKLKIWDLPGIGTPAFKAKEYLQKVNFNKYDFFIIVASERFTENDTKLASEIKKLNKRFYYVRTKVDVNIDSESRKRDFSEKKTLEKIWKNCCENLKALGESSPRVFLISRWDLSKYDFPLLQDTIEKEQDKIKRDVLIMFMPILTKEGIKKKKAAMESLIWKRAMLSCSVGLIPIPFLSLGCDIAILASTMNHICKVFGLDEASLRRLAFRVEKPVEELKSVIENTPSTSEITTKFVTDFLQRSMVWGTVTVIELALDFVPIVGSLYGGGSSLLTTLYMLKGFLKDVVKDAENVQAKAIESKRSK